The Flavobacteriales bacterium genome window below encodes:
- a CDS encoding transposase produces KGLDIETIKQVVKERIEIYNNRRPHESCNMLTPIQMHDQSKIKTYKMKKSSKNVFAAL; encoded by the coding sequence AAAAGGTCTAGATATAGAAACTATCAAACAAGTTGTTAAAGAACGTATTGAGATATATAACAACAGGAGACCGCATGAGTCCTGCAATATGCTAACTCCAATACAAATGCACGATCAATCAAAAATTAAAACTTATAAAATGAAAAAGAGCAGCAAAAACGTTTTTGCTGCTCTTTAA